GGTACTAAATAAATGTTGTGATAAGTGTTCAGGCACTTACCATCTGGCGAAGTTTGCACGCCGCTCTTTACAAGTTTATCGTTGCTGGAATTATCGTTCAGATGCTCGCCGCCCGCTCCGCTCCCAGAAGAGCCGCTTCCACTGCCCAAGCCGCCGCCCACGCCCATCATGGCATTGCTGTTGGGTACGCTGTTGACGCCGCCAATGCCGCTGTTACTGCCCACCAGTCCCACGTGAGAACCGCCGACAACTCCGCTGGCTGCATTGCCGCCGACTCCTCCGCCTCCTGAGCTACcagctcctccgccgccgccgcctacTGTCAAGCCCCCAATACCACTGCCAACGGCACCGAGACCATTGCCGCCTACAACGCCGACGTTGGAACCGCTGCTCCCGCTCGCTGATCCGCTGACCACTATCGAATTAATCGGCTTTTCCGTGCCATCCAAGTGGTTGTCTGTGGACGCACCTCCGGAGCCTCCTGGTCCGCCGACGCTCCCCACCGCGTTCGTTGTGCCGTCCGAGTTTTGGGTGCCCGGTAACGCAGGGAAGTCCTCGTTAGACATCGTGAACTCCGATTGCTCTGACGTCGGTTGCTTCACCATGCCAACTGAAATGAGAAATGGAGCGAGAAGGTCGCCCAGGGGAAATGAGTGAAGCGAAGAATTGACGTACTAAATAAGTTTAAGCTTATACAATACACTCGatttactttttataataGAAGCGCGGAAAAGATGGAGTAACAATTTAACCAATAAGTTTAAGTTTTAACACATTTTACtgtaaattaaaagtaatcCTTCACCAAACTACGAATTTAAAAAGTGTCTTTTATTATGTGAACAGTTTAAATTCATCGATTATAAGAATATATTCTGAATATTATACATCTTTTAAAACAAATGGGATTGCATATATAGAAGTCGTTTCCATCAGCCAACATGTTCAAcccaatttattttcaaattcaaattttctGATTCCATTATTGTCTGTATTACTGtccatatttaaattttgccATATCCACAACCACCACCCGAGATTAGTCAAAAATACAGCGTAGCATAACAAAGTGGGCCCAATGAGCTGatcacaacacaacacaaacagccgattcttaataatttaacttaattttaaaaacagaaataaataaaaagaagtgGATTTTGATTTGAACTCACAAGAGGTAAAGAAATTACCATAAGGTTTGCTGCCCGGCGGCTGGAGCGGATTCGATTGGGGCAGTGTCTGGTCGTTCTGGCCGCGCGCATTCGTCAGCGAGGGAAACTCCGTGGGATCGAGCAGAGCAGGCGTGGAGGTATCGCTCCCACCGCCGCCGAACACGTGGAAGTTATTCAAAGGaccgccaccgcctccgcccGTTCCGTAGCCGCCGCGACCCGTCTGCATGAAGTTGCCCATGTTTGACTGCGTAAAGGAATTATTATTAGCCAAGTCTTTACAAATtgttatataattaataatgccTAACATCTCCAACTCAATCTTAATAGATCAATCATTTATTATGTAATctaaatatgaatttatttatttatttactgcaATGGAAAGGTAGATCCTTATATGGCTACTTACAAATATACATTACGCTTATATcctttataaataataaatattaagatcttttttaaacataagCCTATCCAGGACCAATATCTCCTCTAACAAGgaaaaattttcatttcaatttcgtaTAATCCGTGCTGGTGTAATGGTAAATTAAAAacggatttttttttttaatcaggGTTAAATATTGTTATAAGTTTTATATTAAGTAACTTTGGACACGACCGAGTTGGAGGAGTGAGACTTAGTTGTAATGCTGCACTGCTTACCATGGGGCCAGTGCCCAATCCTTGCATGGCTCGCCGCTCCACAAACTGCCGCTGGCCGAAGAGGTTGGTGTTCCGGTTTCCGCTCGAGATGGCGGGTCCGCCGACCGACAGCTGGGCATTCCGGTTCGGCGACAGTTggggttgctgctgctgttgttgctgctgctgcggcgccTGTCCGTAGGTCGCCGTTCCTGGATAGGAGTTGGCGAAGTCTATGGCAACAAATGTGCGTTGGTGCTACGAAAAAAGCTTTGGATTCACAACTGCTTACCGGTTTGAAACATGCCCGACGTGGGCGTCACATGGCCAGCCAAGGAGCTACCACCGAATCCGCCTGTTGTCCGGCCAGCTAATGCCGCGTTCGCTATACTTCTCGGGGgttgttgaaaatttaaattcgcCATAATCTGCAAAGGAAGGGGTTGTCGGTTATTATGCTGTCggccaaaataaaaacgcaTATCAGCGTCGACATGGTAGTTTCACATTAACAGTAATTTGTAATGGTTAAGGAATTTCCTATTGGCCACATCTGATTTTAAAGTGCCTCCTAAAGCATAAACTGCTATCTGTAAGCTCTGTAGTCCCTTATATAATTTCTTAATACTTAGTTTTTCAAACTGGATAATTTCCAGTTACTAACAGCATCCAAAACCCAACATAACTACTCATCGAGCCATCTGCGCAGTAATCAGAGAACTGCTGTCAAATGTCTGAATCCGGGAAATTCTTCGCCCATAAACAAGAGGTTACAATAAAAACTGTGTGACTCAGTGGAGGGGGACAATAGTGATAACAAATCGGCTCCCCGCAGATAATTGTCGCACACTAAATGCGAGCATATGCGTATTAAAACAAACCACCACAACCTTGTAGGTTAGAAGCTTGGAGCCATATATAGGTAGTACTACCTTCACTGCAAAGGGGGATGCACAATAAGGGCAACCATCTCTGGTATAGCTATAAACAAAATCGCCCGCGCCAAGTGAATCTGTTAAATGGCCGATGCATCAGCTGCCGATTGGCGAATTCGGACAGCAAACAAagcagaaggagaaggagaagagGAGAGTAGAGCAAATTGAGAGGGTAAGCAAGGAGGTGGAGAGGGAGAAACATAAGCAGAAAGGCTGCGGCAATTATTGCTGTTCCACTTTGTCGTGGGCACACATACACAGTCCGTGTGGATAAGATGGAGACCAAGACCATTGCGATGGTGTGGGTGAGAAAACCAGAATGACTGCCACCAGGATGCCAAGGAGTGGGAGAAGAACGGGGCGAGTGCATAAGGATATAAAACTTAACTTGTCCCTCGATCAATTATGCAGGTAGTGTTCAGTGCAGTAAAGTGCAGAGCAAAAATGTGTACAGTAAAATTTACTTTTGGAATTCGCAAAGCTTTATACATTATACCCACCACGGGACAATTTAAAGATTGATAAATGTCTTAATGATATGCTTTAAAAGTCCCAGTCATTTTTTGATGCTGCTTGCTAGTATGTAAATAACACTAGAATTAAGTTCATACACTTACGTTTATTCGTTCTTACACGCCTATATTGGCTTTATCTTATCGAAAATTCATTTTGCTAAACTCCTCTGAAGAGTGACATCTACAGCAACAGGATATTATCGGCCACCGTAATATCGCCGAAGCTAATCTCCCTGGAATACGAAAACAGGGTAACGATATTTCCCTGTTAGGAATTTATCAGGCTAGCTACCGATTCGATCGCTGTTTTACCTGCGCGCATGTAACTTTATCAGCTGATCGAACGACCGCTTTGCAACACTGGCGCCCGCGCTTACAAAAAAATCACTGGCCTGCGTAGACTAACTCTCGGGCCAAGTAAACCCTTTAACCTTGGTCGATTCCGCACGTACAATAAGAGAACTAGTCCGAAAGGAGGGCTGCGCAACTTACCTAAATAAACGTTAGACGATACTGTCGCTTCTTGCTCTTCCACTGTTAACGCTCGCTTTCCACTCTgtccagcaacaacaacatacACTGCTTGGATCGTTCTCACCGCATTTAACATTCCAAAGCGGCCGGCGGGACGAAGACGTGGGAGTCGTTGTCCTGGCGCCGTAACCGTAACTGTGACGGATCACCGATTGGCGAAACAGCAGGAATACGAAAATCCGCTAATTCCCACTGGGCAGCAGTTGGTTAGCTGTTGGTGTCTCCCTCTCTAGCGCTCACTCGCTGGAAGCTAGAAGGATTCAACGAAGAAACGGGAACTAGGATCGtagcgggagcgggagcgagATTAGTTAGTACTTTTCCGCGCCGAGTCGTACCTAAATAAATGGCATATATACCGCTGTgcgtgtatatatgtatgtatatgtgccTCGTCTGTATGCAGCGTGGTCTTCGTGCCGAAGAGGCAGCGAGCGAGAGTGAAAGAGAGGAGAGTCGAAGGATGTTGATGCCTGGCGGAGGCTGTCCGTTTTTTCTGCGCCGCTCTTGCGAACACTGTAGTTTCTATATTCACGCTTATGCAAATGTCGCGCACGTTACACACGTCTCTTGGCTTTTGGTAATGTttcctttttgtattttatttgtaagtaaatAATCGCTCGCAATTGCGCTGTTGTCTCTGCTTCTTTCTACACTGCTGCACAAGCACTGTGTCTGTGACcctgtgcgtgtgtttgtatATGTGTCTGTCTTTGTTTTCTCAGTTCATTGAAATTTCACCCGAAGCAGCGAATGGGGCAAATTCTCTGCTGGATTAGCGCGTCTTTTACGCCGCCTGCCCGCAAATGCACTCGGACTTAATGGGGCCGGGTCCTTATAATCCACTATGAAGGGGCAGTAAACAATTCTTTAGCGCCCGAAATGGCTTTAAATTGTACACAAAAAATGTTCCGCAAAAAACTTTGTGGCCGTCACGAATACAAACACACAGGAATTAGGGATGTAAAAATTTGCTATCGATGCAGCGCTGCTATCGATAGTCGGTAGTTTTCAACGAAAGGGTTTGGTGCAtcattttctttatatttc
This genomic stretch from Drosophila yakuba strain Tai18E2 chromosome 3R, Prin_Dyak_Tai18E2_2.1, whole genome shotgun sequence harbors:
- the LOC6537493 gene encoding regulator of gene activity isoform X2, translated to MANLNFQQPPRSIANAALAGRTTGGFGGSSLAGHVTPTSGMFQTDFANSYPGTATYGQAPQQQQQQQQQPQLSPNRNAQLSVGGPAISSGNRNTNLFGQRQFVERRAMQGLGTGPMSNMGNFMQTGRGGYGTGGGGGGPLNNFHVFGGGGSDTSTPALLDPTEFPSLTNARGQNDQTLPQSNPLQPPGSKPYVGMVKQPTSEQSEFTMSNEDFPALPGTQNSDGTTNAVGSVGGPGGSGGASTDNHLDGTEKPINSIVVSGSASGSSGSNVGVVGGNGLGAVGSGIGGLTVGGGGGGAGSSGGGGVGGNAASGVVGGSHVGLVGSNSGIGGVNSVPNSNAMMGVGGGLGSGSGSSGSGAGGEHLNDNSSNDKLVKSGVQTSPDGKVTNIPATMVNNQFGMVGLLTFIRAAETDPNLVTLSLGTDLTGLGLNLNSQESLHTTFAGPFVAQPCRAQDVEFNVPPEYLINFAIRDKLTAPVLKKLQEDLLFFLFYTNIGDMMQLMAAAELHSREWRYHVEEKIWITRIPGIDQYEKNGTKERGTFYYFDAQSWKRLSKVFQIDAEKLDKCPNISAFMNGQSV
- the LOC6537493 gene encoding regulator of gene activity isoform X1 — encoded protein: MANLNFQQPPRSIANAALAGRTTGGFGGSSLAGHVTPTSGMFQTDFANSYPGTATYGQAPQQQQQQQQQPQLSPNRNAQLSVGGPAISSGNRNTNLFGQRQFVERRAMQGLGTGPMSNMGNFMQTGRGGYGTGGGGGGPLNNFHVFGGGGSDTSTPALLDPTEFPSLTNARGQNDQTLPQSNPLQPPGSKPYGNFFTSFGMVKQPTSEQSEFTMSNEDFPALPGTQNSDGTTNAVGSVGGPGGSGGASTDNHLDGTEKPINSIVVSGSASGSSGSNVGVVGGNGLGAVGSGIGGLTVGGGGGGAGSSGGGGVGGNAASGVVGGSHVGLVGSNSGIGGVNSVPNSNAMMGVGGGLGSGSGSSGSGAGGEHLNDNSSNDKLVKSGVQTSPDGKVTNIPATMVNNQFGMVGLLTFIRAAETDPNLVTLSLGTDLTGLGLNLNSQESLHTTFAGPFVAQPCRAQDVEFNVPPEYLINFAIRDKLTAPVLKKLQEDLLFFLFYTNIGDMMQLMAAAELHSREWRYHVEEKIWITRIPGIDQYEKNGTKERGTFYYFDAQSWKRLSKVFQIDAEKLDKCPNISAFMNGQSV